The proteins below come from a single Gammaproteobacteria bacterium genomic window:
- a CDS encoding hypothetical protein (Evidence 5 : Unknown function), whose amino-acid sequence MTKDLVGKLFGDKGYVGKELAEDLLKRGLVLMTRVRKNMKSLPMSILNKSRLNGRNMVETIIGHIKEYSSLRLPKHRSIFNAMTHLIAALMCWRSRITIPNWAGTSAYGWIRRPIRAVGGPRNR is encoded by the coding sequence TTGACTAAGGATTTGGTTGGTAAATTATTTGGGGACAAAGGATATGTCGGAAAAGAACTCGCTGAGGATTTGCTTAAGCGCGGTCTGGTTCTTATGACTCGAGTAAGGAAAAATATGAAATCTTTACCAATGTCTATACTGAATAAATCTCGTCTCAATGGAAGAAATATGGTTGAGACGATTATTGGGCATATTAAGGAGTATTCATCTCTCCGTCTTCCAAAACATCGTTCAATTTTTAATGCTATGACACATCTCATCGCTGCTTTGATGTGTTGGCGCTCAAGGATAACCATCCCCAACTGGGCGGGGACGTCAGCCTATGGCTGGATACGGAGGCCGATAAGGGCTGTTGGTGGTCCACGAAACCGTTGA
- a CDS encoding hypothetical protein (Evidence 5 : Unknown function), with protein MIFVMPIDSQIKTLLLTDAEYSASGSPECGLVKSDIMTVLVLYHISGFKHFKIFYEGIIIKLFRNDFPKAPSYARFIVLINRAWMPLTMFLANKFGNKTVCYYIDSTKLTVCDNHRIHRHKVFRNLATRGKTSMGWFFGFKLHIVFNDLNEIIAVKITP; from the coding sequence ATGATTTTTGTAATGCCAATAGATTCACAAATTAAAACGTTATTATTAACAGATGCTGAATATTCAGCATCAGGTAGTCCGGAATGTGGTCTCGTTAAAAGTGATATCATGACAGTATTAGTATTATACCATATATCTGGTTTTAAACATTTTAAAATTTTTTATGAAGGAATAATTATTAAATTATTCCGTAATGATTTTCCAAAAGCGCCTTCTTACGCACGGTTTATTGTTTTAATAAATAGAGCATGGATGCCTTTAACAATGTTCCTTGCCAATAAATTTGGAAATAAAACAGTATGTTACTATATTGACAGTACAAAGTTAACTGTCTGTGATAATCACCGAATTCACCGGCACAAAGTGTTCCGTAATCTTGCTACGCGTGGAAAAACCAGCATGGGATGGTTTTTCGGTTTTAAACTTCATATAGTCTTCAATGACCTGAATGAAATTATTGCTGTGAAGATTACACCGTGA